A window of the Dehalococcoidales bacterium genome harbors these coding sequences:
- a CDS encoding KH domain-containing protein, with translation MKDLVVYIAKSIVNEPDAVNVEEETNEEGITLKLRVADDDKGRIIGKQGQIAQAMRTLLRVKAAKAQTRVRLEIM, from the coding sequence ATGAAAGACCTAGTTGTGTACATTGCCAAGTCCATTGTCAATGAGCCGGATGCAGTGAATGTCGAAGAAGAAACCAACGAAGAAGGCATCACACTAAAGTTGCGTGTCGCCGATGACGACAAAGGCAGAATCATCGGCAAGCAAGGCCAGATAGCCCAGGCCATGCGCACTTTACTCCGGGTCAAGGCCGCCAAGGCCCAGACCAGGGTCCGCCTGGAAATCATGTAA
- the rpsP gene encoding 30S ribosomal protein S16: MLKIRLRRMGARGQPSYRVIVVDSRAPRDGASVEIIGHFDPRTEPETIVIKEERALHWLKQGAQPTDTTARLLGKAGIMEKFKPVKEK, encoded by the coding sequence ATGCTAAAAATCAGACTTCGGCGTATGGGGGCCAGGGGACAACCAAGCTACAGGGTAATAGTAGTTGACAGCCGGGCACCCCGTGACGGGGCGTCCGTGGAGATTATCGGACATTTTGACCCCCGCACGGAACCGGAAACAATCGTCATCAAAGAAGAAAGGGCACTACACTGGCTGAAGCAGGGCGCACAACCGACAGACACCACTGCCAGACTACTGGGTAAGGCAGGTATCATGGAAAAGTTCAAACCAGTCAAGGAGAAGTGA